In the Blastocatellia bacterium genome, one interval contains:
- a CDS encoding ribonuclease HII: MACDTSIESGLFAAGHRLIAGADEVGRGAIAGPVVAAAVILNPFCLPAGINDSKQLTRRQRERLFEEISQSALSFAIARIEHDEIDRINIHRASLRAMCEAVKALNPIPDYVLIDGKFDVPQLACPQSAIIKGDGLSVSIAAASILAKVTRDAWMREADQQFPGYGFARHVGYNTRAHQQALSQLGPSAIHRLSFHGVLTRQAALDLQAEETPLPSLPPND, encoded by the coding sequence ATGGCGTGTGACACGAGTATCGAGAGCGGACTGTTTGCCGCCGGGCATCGGCTGATTGCCGGCGCCGACGAGGTCGGGCGCGGCGCGATTGCCGGGCCGGTCGTCGCTGCCGCGGTCATCCTTAATCCTTTCTGCTTGCCCGCCGGCATCAACGATTCCAAGCAACTCACACGGCGGCAGCGCGAGCGTTTGTTCGAAGAAATCAGCCAGAGCGCCCTCAGTTTTGCCATCGCCCGCATCGAGCATGACGAGATTGATCGCATCAACATTCATCGCGCCTCGCTGCGTGCGATGTGTGAGGCAGTAAAAGCATTGAATCCGATTCCTGACTATGTTTTAATAGACGGGAAATTTGATGTCCCCCAACTAGCCTGCCCCCAATCGGCGATTATTAAAGGTGATGGCCTATCCGTATCCATCGCGGCGGCGTCTATTCTGGCCAAGGTAACGCGCGACGCCTGGATGCGCGAAGCGGATCAGCAGTTCCCCGGCTATGGGTTTGCGCGGCACGTCGGCTACAACACGCGCGCGCACCAGCAAGCCCTCAGCCAGCTCGGCCCGTCGGCGATTCACCGCCTGAGCTTCCACGGCGTGCTCACCCGCCAAGCCGCCCTGGACCTGCAAGCAGAGGAGACGCCCCTACCGTCGCTTCCACCGAATGATTAA
- a CDS encoding response regulator transcription factor — protein MTREIRILIADDHPIVRQGLRYVIERDTQLKIVAEAGDGRTAFETLIALRPEVAILDIDMPCMNGLEVLRAIGQAGLAVAVIVLSVHREEEFFQEALSLGARGYVLKDSVTTDILACIHAVARGENFASPALTAYLFKQARRAEPPPFDIESLTPTERAILRLIAEYKTSKQIADQLHISPHTVRTHRQNICAKLALEGNHGLMRFALEHKTKL, from the coding sequence ATGACCCGCGAGATACGAATCTTAATTGCTGATGATCATCCCATTGTGCGACAGGGGCTGCGCTATGTAATTGAGCGCGACACGCAGCTCAAGATCGTCGCCGAAGCCGGCGATGGCCGGACGGCGTTCGAGACCTTGATCGCCCTGCGGCCAGAGGTCGCCATCCTCGACATTGACATGCCCTGCATGAACGGCCTTGAAGTCTTGCGCGCGATTGGCCAGGCGGGCCTGGCGGTAGCCGTGATCGTCCTCTCAGTCCACCGCGAGGAAGAGTTCTTCCAGGAGGCGCTGAGCCTGGGGGCGCGCGGCTACGTGCTGAAAGACAGTGTCACCACAGACATTCTGGCTTGCATCCACGCCGTCGCCCGCGGCGAGAATTTCGCCAGCCCGGCGCTGACCGCTTACCTGTTCAAGCAGGCGCGGCGAGCCGAGCCGCCGCCTTTCGACATCGAAAGCCTGACGCCGACCGAGCGCGCGATACTCAGGCTGATCGCCGAGTACAAGACCAGCAAACAGATCGCCGACCAACTGCACATCAGCCCGCACACCGTCCGCACACACCGCCAGAACATCTGCGCCAAGCTGGCGCTCGAAGGCAATCATGGCCTGATGCGCTTCGCGCTGGAACACAAAACCAAACTCTGA
- a CDS encoding triple tyrosine motif-containing protein — translation MRNIECNGGRQPAGLKSRDGKLWFPTMDGVVVIDPDAAIINELPPPVLIEQITTDRSPVDYSKDVILQPGQDDLEIAYTALSFIKPEQIKFKYRLEGKDDEWTEANNRRVAYYPYLPAGRYTFRIIAANQDGIWNLEGASIRIIVLAPFYQRWWFLLACGVAVAGVALLIFRARVAGLKKKQAAQQAFSRQLIELQEQERKRIAAELHDSLSQNLVIIKNRALISLGERHDPEQAFEQMEEISEAADQALSEVREIAHDLRPFQIDRLGLTRALEAMVRRASTSGLRFIVSIDNLDGLLSPEMEINLYRIIQESLNNIIKHSAATEACVRIARVEQALDITVEDNGKGFTPATAPGASLNGGGFGLLGITERARILGSPVLIESAPGRGCKLSLKLPLKDGKP, via the coding sequence ATGCGCAACATCGAATGCAACGGCGGGCGGCAGCCGGCAGGACTCAAATCGCGCGACGGCAAGCTGTGGTTTCCGACGATGGATGGCGTCGTCGTGATTGACCCGGACGCCGCCATCATCAATGAATTGCCGCCGCCCGTGCTGATCGAGCAGATTACGACCGACCGCAGCCCGGTCGATTATTCAAAAGATGTCATCTTGCAACCGGGACAGGACGATCTGGAGATTGCTTACACGGCGCTGAGCTTCATCAAGCCTGAGCAGATCAAGTTCAAATACCGCCTCGAAGGCAAGGACGACGAGTGGACGGAGGCCAACAATCGTCGCGTCGCCTATTACCCGTACCTGCCGGCGGGCCGCTACACCTTTCGGATCATCGCCGCGAACCAGGACGGCATCTGGAATCTGGAAGGCGCAAGCATCCGCATCATCGTGCTCGCGCCATTTTATCAGCGCTGGTGGTTTCTGCTCGCTTGCGGCGTCGCGGTCGCCGGTGTTGCGCTGTTGATCTTCAGGGCGCGCGTTGCCGGCTTGAAGAAAAAACAGGCGGCGCAGCAAGCCTTCTCGCGGCAGTTGATTGAGCTGCAAGAACAGGAGCGCAAGCGCATCGCCGCCGAGCTGCACGACAGCCTCAGTCAGAATCTGGTAATCATCAAGAACCGCGCGCTCATCAGCCTCGGCGAACGCCACGACCCGGAGCAGGCTTTCGAGCAGATGGAAGAGATCAGCGAGGCCGCCGACCAGGCGCTCAGTGAGGTGCGCGAGATCGCTCACGACCTGCGGCCCTTCCAGATCGACCGGCTCGGCCTGACGCGCGCCCTCGAAGCGATGGTCAGAAGGGCGAGCACCAGCGGGCTGCGCTTCATCGTCAGCATAGACAATCTCGACGGGCTGCTGTCGCCGGAGATGGAGATCAATCTCTATCGCATCATTCAAGAGAGCCTCAACAACATCATCAAGCATTCCGCCGCCACAGAAGCGTGTGTGCGCATTGCACGAGTCGAGCAGGCTCTCGACATCACCGTCGAAGACAACGGCAAAGGCTTCACGCCGGCGACCGCGCCCGGCGCTTCGCTCAATGGCGGCGGCTTCGGGCTGCTCGGCATCACCGAAAGGGCGCGCATTCTCGGCAGCCCTGTGCTGATCGAGTCGGCACCGGGGCGCGGCTGCAAGCTCTCTCTCAAACTGCCGCTCAAGGATGGCAAGCCATGA
- a CDS encoding 3-isopropylmalate dehydrogenase, translated as MKRVAVIAGDGIGPEVIREAVLAIEAAQAIFGFDLQLTAYDWGADKYLATGISMPEGALAMLAAEYDAILTGAFGDPRVKDNKHAADILLGMRFGLDLYINLRPIKLIAARLCPLKDRSERDVDFVVFRENTEGLYTFMGGNFKKGTADEIAVQEEINTRKGVERIITAAFEYARATGRKRVTMSDKANVLTYGHDLWQRVFKEVAARYADIEANHLYVDVLTMWMALDPGRFDVIVTNNLFGDIITDLGAALQGGLGMAASGNIHPGRVSLFEPVHGSAPQFAGKNVANPVAAILTAAMLLDYVGYKEAAAGVEQAVEAAVRAGETTADIGGRLSTTEAGEAICSRLRAASRQ; from the coding sequence TTGAAGCGCGTCGCGGTGATTGCCGGCGATGGGATCGGCCCGGAAGTCATTCGCGAAGCCGTGCTCGCCATCGAAGCCGCGCAAGCCATTTTCGGTTTCGACCTCCAACTCACCGCGTACGACTGGGGCGCGGACAAATACCTGGCGACCGGCATCTCAATGCCCGAAGGCGCGCTTGCGATGTTGGCTGCCGAGTACGATGCCATCCTCACCGGCGCGTTCGGCGACCCGCGCGTCAAGGACAACAAACATGCCGCCGACATCCTGCTCGGCATGCGCTTTGGCCTCGATCTCTACATCAACCTGCGCCCGATCAAATTGATTGCCGCGCGCCTTTGCCCGCTGAAAGATCGCAGCGAGCGCGACGTTGATTTTGTCGTCTTTCGCGAAAACACCGAAGGGCTCTACACCTTCATGGGCGGCAACTTCAAGAAAGGCACCGCCGACGAGATCGCCGTGCAGGAAGAGATCAACACCCGCAAAGGCGTTGAGCGCATCATCACCGCGGCATTTGAATATGCGCGCGCGACGGGCCGCAAGCGCGTGACCATGAGCGACAAGGCGAACGTCCTGACCTACGGCCATGACCTCTGGCAGCGCGTCTTCAAGGAAGTGGCGGCTCGCTATGCGGACATCGAAGCGAATCACCTCTATGTTGACGTGCTGACGATGTGGATGGCGCTCGACCCCGGGCGCTTTGATGTCATCGTGACGAACAATCTATTCGGCGACATCATCACCGATTTAGGCGCGGCGTTGCAGGGCGGCTTGGGGATGGCGGCTTCGGGCAACATCCATCCGGGCCGCGTCTCGTTGTTCGAGCCGGTGCATGGAAGCGCGCCGCAGTTCGCCGGCAAGAACGTCGCGAATCCCGTGGCGGCAATTCTCACCGCCGCGATGCTGCTCGATTACGTCGGCTACAAAGAAGCGGCAGCAGGCGTAGAGCAGGCGGTCGAAGCGGCGGTGCGCGCCGGCGAGACGACGGCAGACATCGGCGGCCGTTTGTCCACCACGGAAGCCGGCGAGGCGATATGCAGCCGTCTACGCGCCGCCTCGCGGCAATGA
- a CDS encoding LON peptidase substrate-binding domain-containing protein, whose translation MDHDEIEDITELPLFPLATVLFPGALLPLHIFEERYKAMMRFAVDRGGMFGLSYRSDAQIGRETPPAVGSVGCIAKINAVMPLEQGRMNVLSTGLIRYRVTALRQAEPYLIAAVETFGDELEPGADLIRMVEDIQAMANEFLEAAQSLDEPGIPTVQELPDDPEAFSLLLAGLLPIENDVKQTLLELTSTRVRLTRVRHYMTSALADFNTRLKVQEVAKTNGHARKSL comes from the coding sequence ATGGATCATGACGAGATTGAAGACATCACCGAGTTGCCGCTCTTTCCCCTCGCTACGGTGCTTTTTCCCGGTGCCCTGCTGCCCTTGCATATCTTTGAAGAACGATACAAAGCGATGATGCGGTTTGCAGTGGACCGCGGTGGGATGTTCGGGCTGTCGTACCGCTCCGACGCGCAGATCGGGCGGGAAACGCCGCCCGCCGTCGGCAGCGTCGGCTGCATCGCCAAGATCAACGCCGTGATGCCGCTCGAACAGGGGCGCATGAATGTGCTGTCAACCGGGTTGATTCGTTACCGCGTGACGGCCTTGCGACAAGCCGAGCCTTATTTGATTGCGGCGGTCGAAACGTTCGGCGATGAGCTGGAGCCGGGGGCTGACCTGATCCGCATGGTCGAAGACATCCAGGCGATGGCCAACGAGTTTCTCGAAGCCGCCCAGTCGCTTGACGAGCCGGGCATCCCCACGGTTCAGGAACTGCCCGATGACCCCGAAGCGTTTTCTTTGTTGCTTGCCGGCCTGCTGCCGATTGAGAACGATGTCAAGCAGACGCTGCTGGAGTTGACCTCGACGCGGGTTCGCCTCACGCGAGTCCGGCATTATATGACGAGCGCGCTTGCTGACTTCAACACCCGCCTCAAGGTTCAGGAAGTCGCCAAAACAAACGGCCACGCGCGCAAATCACTTTAA
- a CDS encoding Vps62-related protein gives MQTNNRKKLSASAILMAVAFLLLAQPLSLLADATAISQPSGVAPVEASAAPPTSTSKEILTKTMKDGQEVEALYIKYVTDFRETWNTIGRPYSEVAECSFWHPQIPAGYQSLGDYVVAKVPYEAQDNPTNKVAVVAVKAPVGSEALKSPVDYKEVWNTTGYSGKYNVSVWEPVPPPGYVGLGVVTLKYGEGVSHAKPKLDAITCVRKDLTEVGRLRDKPVWKYNKHGQHDDPFSAWEVDITEGPLDAYIRISANSFVGHRSTDRPRETETTPLNVLKLIMPNKTHQEISLTQQERTDKLTSLGVPTQNDHTQWIVTRTTEVPFVSVVDRNRTTRWKIDNSPGYILERSEAWQCLSTMHAGSGAYEYTHSDKVGWSKEERTTVSETLGIKVGVEAGYSGPGGGGGSFKVSTELNYEFGIQSESASSQYAEQTVETKITIPSKSAVARWSRSVRFRVLRANGEEVYSKILHTTDTALIEYGPTAKTFANNSKLAE, from the coding sequence ATGCAAACCAACAACAGGAAGAAATTGAGCGCTAGCGCAATCCTCATGGCCGTCGCCTTTTTGCTGCTCGCGCAACCCTTGTCGCTGCTGGCAGACGCCACTGCCATCTCCCAGCCCTCCGGCGTTGCCCCGGTCGAAGCGAGCGCCGCACCTCCCACTTCGACCTCTAAGGAAATATTGACCAAAACCATGAAAGACGGGCAGGAGGTGGAGGCGCTATACATTAAATACGTGACCGATTTCAGAGAGACATGGAATACCATCGGCAGGCCGTATTCAGAGGTGGCCGAATGTTCGTTTTGGCATCCGCAAATTCCAGCCGGGTATCAATCACTTGGCGATTATGTGGTGGCCAAGGTGCCCTATGAAGCTCAGGATAATCCCACCAACAAGGTCGCCGTCGTGGCGGTTAAAGCGCCGGTAGGTTCAGAGGCGTTAAAATCCCCGGTCGATTATAAAGAAGTCTGGAACACGACCGGGTATAGCGGTAAATATAATGTCTCGGTTTGGGAGCCCGTGCCACCGCCGGGCTATGTTGGGCTGGGCGTGGTGACGCTGAAGTACGGAGAGGGCGTCTCGCACGCGAAGCCCAAGCTAGATGCCATCACCTGTGTGCGGAAAGACCTGACCGAGGTTGGCCGACTCCGTGACAAGCCGGTGTGGAAGTACAACAAGCACGGGCAACATGATGATCCTTTCAGCGCCTGGGAAGTGGACATAACCGAAGGCCCACTTGATGCGTACATTCGGATATCGGCGAACAGCTTTGTGGGCCACCGGTCGACGGACAGGCCGCGGGAGACGGAGACCACCCCGCTCAATGTTCTGAAGCTGATCATGCCCAACAAGACGCATCAGGAGATTTCGCTGACCCAGCAGGAACGGACCGATAAGCTGACCAGTCTTGGCGTGCCCACGCAAAATGACCATACCCAGTGGATCGTTACTCGGACCACCGAGGTTCCCTTTGTTTCGGTGGTTGATCGTAACCGAACGACGCGATGGAAGATCGATAATTCGCCGGGTTACATTCTGGAAAGGAGCGAAGCCTGGCAATGTCTGAGCACCATGCACGCCGGCAGCGGCGCTTACGAGTACACGCATTCGGATAAGGTGGGCTGGAGCAAAGAAGAGCGAACCACGGTGTCCGAGACGCTGGGCATAAAGGTCGGCGTCGAAGCGGGATATTCGGGGCCGGGCGGCGGCGGCGGCAGTTTCAAAGTTTCGACCGAATTGAACTACGAGTTTGGCATCCAAAGCGAGTCCGCTTCAAGTCAATACGCCGAGCAAACGGTCGAAACCAAGATCACGATTCCATCCAAGAGTGCGGTTGCCAGATGGTCCCGCTCCGTGCGCTTCCGCGTATTAAGAGCTAATGGTGAAGAGGTGTATAGCAAGATCCTGCACACCACTGACACCGCTCTGATTGAGTATGGCCCCACAGCCAAAACGTTTGCCAACAATAGCAAGCTAGCCGAATGA
- the thiS gene encoding sulfur carrier protein ThiS — protein MTIVLNGEPKEIPADLTVTELIETLGLPSERLAIEVNRRIIRRADWPATTLAEGDKVEVVHFVGGGA, from the coding sequence ATGACCATCGTTTTGAACGGAGAGCCCAAAGAGATTCCTGCCGACCTGACCGTTACCGAATTGATCGAAACGCTCGGCCTGCCGTCTGAACGCCTCGCCATCGAAGTCAACCGCCGCATCATTCGCCGCGCCGACTGGCCCGCGACGACGCTCGCCGAAGGTGACAAAGTCGAAGTCGTCCATTTCGTCGGCGGCGGTGCGTAA
- a CDS encoding response regulator transcription factor, with product MKVLIVEDSRPMRRILRQVVGKLADEVYECSDGSEALAAYGERRPNWVLMDIKMEGCDGLMATRKITASFPDARVVIVSNYDDEDMRQAAHKAGAVGFVAKDNLLDLRRLLAAKA from the coding sequence ATGAAAGTGCTGATCGTCGAAGACAGCCGGCCTATGCGCCGCATACTGCGCCAGGTCGTCGGCAAGCTGGCCGATGAGGTTTACGAATGCAGCGATGGCTCAGAGGCGTTGGCTGCTTACGGCGAGCGTCGTCCCAACTGGGTGCTGATGGACATCAAGATGGAAGGCTGTGATGGGCTGATGGCGACGCGCAAGATCACGGCGAGCTTCCCGGATGCACGAGTGGTGATCGTCAGTAACTACGATGACGAAGATATGCGCCAAGCGGCGCACAAGGCCGGAGCCGTTGGCTTCGTGGCAAAAGATAACCTGCTCGACCTGCGCCGACTGCTGGCCGCGAAAGCTTGA
- a CDS encoding tetratricopeptide repeat protein has product MSLNKSKVLRSAEKYVLQGKLPAAIDEYRKVVDADPADLTTINTLGDLYVRAGRIQDAITNFSRIADSYREGGFTLKAIAMLKKISKLDPTNIETAMKLANLYSQQGLLVEARQQYLQVADAYARKGETRKALEAYQKIADLDPANTSVRMKLGEIYLREGFTDQAHESFIMAGGEFLRKGDTEQALNANLKAISIKSDSMQALTAIATIYTQHGQIDRAINLLCDVFERNPGDVELLTILGRTYLQAGMMDDAERTFLSLVELDRNRYHYLLEVGRRFLQMGDLDRAAEQIDGCLDVLIGKREEDKAIDFLRKILDRDMNHVGGLKRLVQIFLRIREDHNVIATLNSLVEAAMRKGDDESAIEALKELARMEPDEPMHLQRLYTLGVKDIVESGAPDVVRATGPLDYGAAAFDDTFVVRQVSEAEILAGHGQVTHAIDILTGILQHAPENVQVHLKLKDIYLRAGQMDKAAQECLELSRIHERRGEAARASDYLAEARQLNPLLDTSAEERAARTNDWMGEASSSFDYAAAAAPPNGNGNGNGAGHANGFELPESPAEMDWSRYQTGMLSDVGGFVTVPGQGAATNGLNASAHAPDGAMAALADSQGFRYSDTLVGEADGQAGEPHPDLLFSATDKLPSDTMSSVLRDELEGIDFYIAQGYLEIAQDALERLQNENGAHPEILARFAQLGIGAAEAPQVVAPAAVVEAPASPAREAEVAFADPAVEEHLTPVADEQEADTHGFAFAPAANTDAEDTDGPAEIDLSMFVADSLPMPEAALPPAAPAATNEPAEAIKPKAAERPPSYTGSLAGHNLGDVALNTFAPPEEEKHEPFMIHKETGPLQADLIVKFNSSDLLHNNLFDQEQHSSMERSASGGTQDLLDSLVSNIDASFDHIQQGGEANQAEDDGPLALASGPLEMFGESPLTATSGTEGAESGFDLAETDEPLSFNPSFLPAADEAESFENTTSWSADLLAETPPRSDLDDILEELREESGPLSETGDFETHFSLGLAYKDMDLLDDAISEFQRAFRMAGSEDVNGDYIQCCNMLGVCFKRKQLPKVAIMWFERGLKIPHRLEDEYQALRYEIALCYEELGEFDKALDAFMEVYGSDVNYRETATKIRQLQAAKSQ; this is encoded by the coding sequence ATGTCGTTAAACAAGTCGAAGGTTCTGCGCAGCGCCGAAAAATATGTCTTGCAGGGCAAGCTTCCCGCGGCTATAGACGAGTACCGCAAAGTCGTTGACGCAGATCCCGCAGACCTCACGACCATCAACACGCTCGGCGACCTCTATGTGCGCGCCGGTCGCATCCAAGACGCGATTACGAATTTCTCGCGCATCGCCGACAGCTACCGCGAAGGCGGCTTCACCTTGAAGGCCATCGCGATGCTGAAGAAGATCTCCAAGCTCGACCCGACCAATATCGAAACGGCGATGAAGCTGGCGAACCTTTACTCGCAGCAGGGGCTACTGGTCGAAGCCCGGCAACAGTATCTGCAAGTCGCCGACGCTTACGCGCGCAAAGGCGAGACCCGCAAGGCGCTCGAAGCCTATCAGAAGATTGCCGACCTCGACCCCGCGAATACCTCCGTGCGCATGAAGCTCGGCGAGATTTACTTGCGCGAAGGCTTCACCGATCAGGCGCACGAGTCGTTCATCATGGCGGGCGGCGAATTCCTCCGCAAAGGCGACACGGAACAGGCGCTCAACGCCAACCTCAAAGCGATTTCGATCAAGTCCGATTCCATGCAGGCGCTCACCGCCATTGCGACGATCTACACGCAGCACGGCCAGATCGACCGCGCCATCAACCTGCTCTGCGATGTCTTCGAGCGCAACCCCGGCGACGTCGAGCTGTTGACGATTCTGGGCCGCACTTACCTGCAAGCCGGCATGATGGACGACGCCGAGCGCACCTTCCTCAGCCTGGTCGAGCTGGATCGCAACCGCTATCACTATCTGCTCGAAGTCGGGCGACGTTTCTTGCAGATGGGCGACCTCGACCGCGCCGCCGAACAGATAGACGGCTGCCTCGACGTCCTCATCGGCAAGCGCGAAGAGGACAAGGCCATAGATTTCCTGCGCAAGATTTTAGACCGCGACATGAATCACGTCGGCGGACTCAAGCGGCTGGTGCAAATCTTTTTGCGCATCCGCGAAGACCACAACGTCATCGCCACGCTCAACTCGCTGGTCGAAGCGGCCATGCGCAAGGGCGACGACGAATCGGCCATCGAAGCGCTCAAAGAGCTGGCGCGCATGGAGCCGGACGAGCCGATGCACTTGCAGCGCCTCTACACGCTCGGCGTCAAAGACATCGTTGAATCAGGCGCGCCGGATGTGGTGCGCGCCACCGGGCCGCTCGATTATGGCGCCGCGGCCTTTGACGACACCTTTGTGGTTCGCCAGGTCTCGGAAGCCGAGATTCTTGCAGGGCACGGGCAGGTCACGCACGCCATCGACATCCTCACGGGCATTCTGCAACACGCGCCGGAGAACGTGCAGGTGCATTTGAAGCTCAAAGACATCTACCTGCGCGCCGGGCAGATGGACAAAGCGGCGCAGGAGTGCCTGGAGCTGTCGCGCATTCACGAACGGCGCGGCGAGGCGGCGCGCGCCAGCGACTATCTGGCCGAAGCGCGGCAACTCAACCCGCTGCTCGATACTTCCGCGGAAGAGAGGGCGGCACGGACAAACGATTGGATGGGCGAGGCGAGCAGTTCATTCGATTACGCTGCCGCCGCGGCCCCGCCAAACGGCAACGGCAATGGCAACGGCGCAGGCCACGCGAACGGCTTTGAACTTCCCGAGTCGCCAGCCGAGATGGACTGGAGCCGCTACCAGACAGGGATGTTGAGCGACGTTGGGGGCTTTGTCACCGTGCCCGGTCAAGGCGCGGCGACAAATGGCCTGAATGCCTCGGCACATGCGCCGGACGGCGCGATGGCCGCGCTCGCCGACTCGCAGGGCTTCCGTTACAGTGACACGCTGGTCGGCGAGGCAGACGGGCAAGCCGGCGAGCCGCATCCGGATTTACTATTCAGCGCTACTGACAAGTTGCCGTCTGATACGATGAGCAGCGTCTTGCGCGACGAGTTAGAGGGAATTGATTTCTACATCGCACAGGGCTACCTGGAGATTGCCCAGGATGCGCTCGAACGGTTGCAGAACGAAAATGGGGCGCACCCAGAAATCCTGGCGCGCTTCGCCCAACTGGGCATCGGCGCGGCAGAAGCGCCGCAAGTCGTCGCGCCCGCAGCGGTCGTTGAAGCTCCCGCGAGCCCCGCGCGCGAGGCCGAAGTCGCCTTCGCAGACCCGGCGGTCGAAGAACATCTCACGCCTGTGGCGGATGAGCAGGAAGCCGATACGCATGGCTTCGCCTTCGCGCCCGCTGCAAACACAGATGCCGAAGACACTGACGGGCCCGCCGAGATTGATCTTTCAATGTTCGTTGCCGATAGCCTCCCAATGCCTGAGGCCGCGCTGCCGCCCGCCGCGCCGGCGGCGACGAATGAGCCCGCTGAAGCGATAAAGCCGAAAGCCGCCGAGCGCCCACCGTCTTATACGGGCTCACTGGCCGGCCATAACCTGGGCGATGTAGCCTTGAATACCTTTGCGCCGCCCGAAGAAGAGAAGCACGAGCCGTTCATGATTCACAAAGAGACCGGCCCGTTGCAGGCAGATTTGATCGTCAAGTTCAACAGCAGCGACCTCCTGCACAATAACCTGTTTGATCAGGAGCAGCACTCATCAATGGAACGCAGCGCATCGGGCGGCACACAGGATTTGCTCGATTCCCTGGTCTCTAACATTGATGCCTCGTTCGATCACATTCAGCAGGGCGGTGAAGCCAATCAAGCGGAAGATGACGGGCCGCTGGCGCTCGCGAGCGGGCCGCTGGAGATGTTCGGCGAATCGCCGCTGACCGCAACGAGCGGTACGGAGGGCGCCGAAAGCGGCTTTGACCTCGCCGAGACGGACGAGCCGCTGAGCTTTAACCCGTCCTTCCTGCCGGCAGCCGACGAAGCAGAGTCGTTTGAAAACACCACCTCGTGGAGCGCCGACCTGCTGGCGGAAACGCCGCCACGCTCCGACCTCGACGACATTCTCGAAGAGCTGCGCGAAGAGAGCGGCCCGCTCTCGGAGACCGGTGATTTCGAAACTCATTTCAGCCTCGGCCTTGCCTACAAAGACATGGACTTGCTGGACGACGCCATCAGCGAATTCCAGCGTGCCTTCAGGATGGCCGGCTCGGAAGACGTCAATGGTGATTACATCCAGTGCTGCAATATGCTCGGCGTCTGCTTCAAGCGCAAGCAATTGCCGAAAGTCGCCATCATGTGGTTCGAGCGCGGCTTGAAGATTCCTCATCGCCTGGAGGACGAGTACCAGGCGCTGCGCTACGAAATCGCCCTGTGCTACGAAGAACTCGGCGAGTTTGACAAGGCGCTCGATGCTTTCATGGAAGTTTATGGCTCGGACGTCAACTACCGCGAAACCGCCACCAAGATTCGCCAGTTGCAGGCCGCGAAAAGCCAGTGA
- a CDS encoding thiazole synthase produces the protein MTDAFIIAGREFRSRLILGSGKYASNDLMERSLAAAGADMVTVAVRRVNLTDKSKESLLDHIDLKKYHILPNTAGCYSADEAIRTAMLAREVLDNNWIKLEVIGDERTLFPDNAGLLEATRALVKEGFIVLPYFNDDLIVARRLIDAGASAVMPLAAPIGSGLGIQNFTNLRILREMITEVPLIVDAGVGTASDATLAMELGVDGILMNTGIAGADDPVAMAEAMSYAVRAGRLAHKAGRIPRKLYATASSPLEGVSR, from the coding sequence ATGACAGACGCATTCATCATCGCCGGGCGCGAGTTTCGCTCACGCCTGATTCTCGGCAGCGGCAAGTATGCGAGCAACGATCTCATGGAGCGGTCGCTGGCGGCGGCGGGCGCCGACATGGTGACGGTCGCCGTGCGCCGCGTGAATCTCACCGATAAGTCGAAAGAGTCGCTGCTCGATCATATTGACCTGAAGAAGTACCACATCCTGCCGAACACCGCCGGCTGTTATTCGGCGGACGAAGCCATTCGCACAGCCATGCTGGCGCGCGAAGTGCTGGACAACAACTGGATCAAGCTCGAAGTCATCGGCGACGAGCGGACGCTGTTCCCCGACAACGCCGGGCTGCTCGAAGCCACCCGCGCGCTGGTCAAAGAAGGCTTCATCGTGCTGCCATACTTCAATGACGATTTGATCGTCGCGCGCCGTTTGATCGATGCAGGAGCGTCGGCCGTCATGCCGTTGGCGGCGCCCATCGGGTCAGGCCTGGGCATACAGAACTTCACCAACCTGCGCATCCTGCGCGAGATGATCACGGAGGTGCCGCTGATCGTTGATGCGGGTGTCGGTACGGCCTCTGATGCGACGCTGGCGATGGAGCTTGGCGTTGATGGCATCCTGATGAACACAGGCATCGCCGGCGCCGACGACCCCGTGGCCATGGCCGAGGCGATGAGCTACGCCGTGCGCGCCGGGCGATTGGCACACAAAGCCGGGCGCATCCCCCGAAAACTCTACGCGACCGCTTCGAGTCCGCTCGAAGGCGTCTCAAGATAA